Proteins from a single region of Megalopta genalis isolate 19385.01 chromosome 3, iyMegGena1_principal, whole genome shotgun sequence:
- the Vps13B gene encoding vacuolar protein sorting 13B isoform X2: protein MFKLESYITPVILSYVEKYVKNFKPEQSQVSLWGGDASFQNLDLRLEVLEEQLNLPFVFVSGHIHELLIHVPWVKITSEPIVITINTIECILKLKDDTKIETSSSGLQKRQEIPQEEAPPGYIKSIVTKVVNNITINCNNLILKYVEEDIVLSVNVRFLSMQTVDNKWEPAFTDVNAYEVMLRKVITIQDLTLCLDKMDASGKIEIYQDPVLYRCSVIIRLIINYHSNTARRASVTRLDLHCQKMEFSITEQQVPMLLRLAALIMVLQTKQFPTNKEKSLISVDEREDSIQDDIIDHVSGAPDDTTGWGGWAWNMVSSVLPIDWDNDWSTEQQIAYSGHTIHLGVYIQDATLTFKTVENIKEHLFYKSRKLRYKSFLTLRLSGVVVDTLLQGIAMTTFQIGMGCIRIYPRGTCKCGYLEVVDGAQPPLYLIAGKLNTDYLKDSLFDNDSVENKGKKRDYKQGIYYHLNTVSEERLIERCPAFAMDYVHCIELPDDITPEKLAEFGSNFEYSNFHERRVMRYIIGDLTIRLCSGVFHRIETIKQAAANYDYNPYLVSKPDPLVDELPPVTLEEYESLRENVSMVETKLVIVKASLQLQLADHSITGLPRQRKLVESRTTPLTPALTDDPFMSIECDEVTLTMLQPLYPFRLAACASKQTDVSTEMFNQCHKVITLQVNGARSQLYLTKSCHTSIIMPYSVECKAKKLLYPQYWRNIDLIHETYSVHIDSITITGTKAKLMVAASILTSIFNPTDTTNPIVCSSLFNDACQELDPVYLELLLENVNCKQFSSLVTISNEISINSMKIFALNEAQQAFIFSGPESNVHGEVENKLLLMAVIQYPKDVDKQTHPPLLSLQMADIRASLDPLLFKWLEYRVTYYNLGTSCTTKSETQQHFEGASSDTGTKKKTFPSLHESVHSSSDKEKRKSIVTTEKSKTVQNDDTKRKHDSKADSERQNLGILARLAELYPWWCGLVLSGCVGHIVIYIPSNTMSGIGAYGIEEAKDRALSADHNLQMLIVKLPTLIVHSSNINIEMLTPYLQELPVKLPKSMWTNKLESFPWTLSLVEFHCYMLQQHTQKNFIKKVSLNATVALTTKFTTSSTGGSVLSSLGVCVHIDNSPIIISVSEEQIVFMNKIISSILYVLQVSDGTVKSVVPSTLINTETQVVLPIIPQTPSTPTQLLYPEDAMTNSTVSTSKDDITQESDELTLTAWIQWTITKIAFKLYVMEAESTSSLKLVLELEDIITSLDLQPVYLKLKSKITTATVFHYTRAPNSPTWDIGEYVGAILCGREDSLEKGDDSGFLSFTLTRAKSGNVHTRWGTNKRYRAQKKDIAEPTLSANIYISEVVVKMQMVDIILPLTIVSKYIQLLKPFTCFYQTIEKDSTETFVQNATAGLSSIINLDNEFLPLIYLDFKGLRLMLPASNIIKLKPQHDLLMLQLDGIRITPHAENPICRTPLRMDIYQLAAQANILSIPGSIVEDRQYQINIKGICAHTTTWKNYQMSINKKLSQSYLYTMNENPALEWNKLGHGSSLEQQFSTLPLVSKFDLCLIIAPPVLFKPDVLVCGSAIEVNCITDIEVTINLDQIQLISILNNELNNLLFENFKLHRTSTVSNNMFQKTPTTVGGIKQITWTKQSSEDVDVDFTKDSGIDFETSSVNSTIVGKPPLPGTSVLLPFEFLVNCGKITLVLYDIQKVSSEYQVEINEIEEDDGESQKRPLFYIMINQPNIYFSQQHPSQKIQVSCFDMTMALGEKEHYELNSIPTEKDFTMFMIETKSGDLHPDTGIPPSFVTMKCEKTIGKNPQFSVDMGRPTKIYFSLSRLSQIHAMRNKILPYFINKYETASTDHFDDTKIISSSKQKKLNWPDLNVSTKQVVLSLKTDSGAEIMISLASLSGSITCLLRPDRIYSNASIDSFIVSAILNENIKVLLNPWCCNITVCLLWESWQNADSIPQIQVQADSDSLYLDFGPEQIKIMKNVMEDCQLLLNELTKTPAETTNNEKQIVLSTEQHYKDDLKAGAFQFVNGNADELPFPYQVVFFAYPQQSMAWRYPQPRTLTRIHVSPVPFETLDSESGYIDKVPCVLEYWSDCHTSYQRYIDFYLSETDSYRLELPEKAPARAVACIWRVVLLSSNNKPLSKTIISARVLAACLRIDSYFNSSIIPNIQAALNIGAVHVSMYNHVNSNAYSNLQAPLKNYTLKGTIPETQCFMTVEHKEAILVFNRWVDGSTLIDVSGIVSVHILDYAHLTMQEMLDPLEARFQLSLSDKTDISLTCSPFSLKLGPTIAHTLAVSAHLWFAFLEEENRNMILFTRYVVANDTSVPILFGQSGTGDNTLLESRQCTFYSWKHFGNKMIRIGIEENIWLWSKPFSVATDGVQAIEFNNSLTKAATFVSVTSLSATQKLVTFSGQLIISNQLIDNFEMKLVKYEADIGSKVTVLKDVHPIAGKSSPPSVILDGNKKMAIRLRFTNMPNLSWTGDIPLQPNAKWGQPWLVKVPLQERGQFLSIWVRVVTQVIQDRTKILAVLSPLYMIRSHLPIPARVQMDTPSLKISLSTMVNGRGERQQLYCPGTFEHFHQLTFQLESGVSTSNPYVPLSYSSVDQRKFFRRPETEDIDAILKSLDSRKEEEWPFQGDMVEEWVSTEQPQTHVQVKYQDAGLVSSTLLLELQPWCFILNSMGCHLSLVAEDTELCQIPHYGIVTPPKLEGTFHLCVGVGDTFYTSQALQLARPDWSQSFYMPRIGGLIPVDGNIKTCVDCCSSVSIMSINSSMHEDMRLIRITSSHVISNLTSQELCIATLAVHEEETALELPNDLTLYSLNISPAEDQKQGIPITQWHTLYMEDIMQPLVLYISLSLGHKWSCPVRVDQGMSRKCVAIPNGSTTMPVVIMTQEDKGTTYIMIHVDHHPQLLIENTCAFKILLGQANETGDAVMPDTGHFTWICEVESGASCHYSIPTVSNRLPDAPVSTVSNVLLFSAVTNYGDQTVHNKELRWSRGINLSAISNALVDQYVRLPFYGDVKLIMQNHCYTTYVSVVPISQEEVSARDIRSRLLRKEVDMKEVEMQHVRYTDQTEDDKLINVQSSDSSTSVTTFFSAQDETLNTEVPPQINLQQSIADMDNIKTNDDAKVIEESASKEGSASICLRGVTIIIMHDMNENAQRIEVASLSMTDIVVTVASKSRMVNLSAFIGDLQLDNQMFDQGGFDFPVVLISQSPLVTKGVRYYTHNCLMNKIEQVRENSLITVDYVMERQGHIRALKELYLKIAPISAYIEDTYITQLLNYASSMVPPRFFVPDNTKKMRPLISTTAVCMPDYIIVDAKILSDPLKLQNLKIEPLSILLSVHTSVRLYVALDHSPLYFGTFEKKNILTTPYRLGNALTMHYLSGAIFGAGWMVGSLEILGSPGSLAQALGSGLRDFISLPFQGLLQGPWGFIVGITHGSASLMRHVTAGTLNSVTKLASSVARNLDRLTLDEEHLQRQEESRRMKPQGMAQGLYQGLTGLGMSVLAAVAGIAHHPLQQVLSGEITTKSLVTGVGLGLVGVVTKPLSGAAELVALTGQGLLQGAGWNSLPSPRQRPVVQYTTGNNNTSIRYAWWLLPLLEQNHGNILHVTNGDYVIQQGSNRAVTLVLTRHALLLVNAAEDIVERILLLKELTSADHHLDSTISLYCVPETTQNNRPVSPTPYEMDQEMRARVAEYVRTSSTGLASVSTNSDGQSDIFENVTPHSDRSLTFYVSPDSRNYLLSLFNIAKRQSQGSGFRVL, encoded by the exons ATGTTCAAATTGGAATCGTACATAACACCTGTGATTCTTAGCTATGTGGAAAAGTATGTAAAGAATTTTAAACCAGAACAATCCCAG GTTTCTTTGTGGGGTGGAGATGCATCATTTCAAAATCTTGATTTACGACTAGAAGTTTTGGAAGAGCAACTAAATCTTCCTTTTGTCTTTGTTAGCGGCCATATACATGAACTGCTCATTCATGTTCCTTGGGTGAAAATAACTTCAGAACCAATTGttattacaataaatacaatag AGTGCATTTTGAAATTAAAAGATGATACAAAAATTGAAACCAGTTCTTCTGGATTACAGAAGAGACAAGAAATACCACA aGAAGAAGCCCCGCCTGGGTACATAAAAAGTATAGTAACAAaagttgtaaataatataacaatcaattgtaataatttaattCTAAAATATGTGGAAGAGGATATTGTTCTTAGCGTAAATGTCAGATTTTTAAGTATGCAAACTGTTGATAATAAATGGGAACCAGCATTTACTG ATGTTAATGCATATGAAGTTATGCTTAGGAAAGTTATTACAATTCAGGACCTAACATTATGTTTAGATAAAATGGATGCTTCTGGAAAGATAGAAATATATCAG GATCCTGTTTTATATCGTTGTTCTGTTATAATACGTTTGATTATAAACTATCATAGCAACACTGCAAGAAGAGCATCAGTCACACGTCTGGACCTTcattgtcagaaaatggaatttAGTATAACAGAACAGCAGGTACCAATGCTTTTGAGACTAGCTGCTCTTATAATGgtattgcagacgaaacagtttccaacaaataaagaaaaatcTTTAATCTCTGTTGATGAAAGAGAAGATAGCATACAAG ATGACATTATTGATCATGTAAGTGGAGCTCCTGACGACACTACAGGCTGGGGTGGTTGGGCTTGGAACATGGTATCATCTGTGTTACCAATTGACTGGGACAATGATTGGTCTACAGAACAACAAATAGCTTACTCAGGGCATACTATTCATCTGGGTGTATACATACAAGATGCCACCTTGACTTTTAAA ACGGTAGAAAATATTAAGGAACATCTATTTTATAAGTCACGGAAACTCAGGTACAAATCATTCTTGACCCTGAGATTGAGTGGTGTGGTGGTAGATACATTGCTTCAAGGAATTGCTATGACCACCTTTCAAATTGGGATGGGCTGTATACGTATATACCCCAGAGGAACCTGTAAATGTGGATACTTGGAAGTAGTTGATGGAGCGCAG CCACCTCTATATTTGATAGCAGGAAAGTTGAACACTGATTACTTAAAAGATTCATTGTTTGACAATGATTCCGTGGAAAATAAAGGGAAGAAGAGAGACTATAAGCAAGGAATTTACTATCACCTGAATACAGTTTCAG AGGAAAGATTAATAGAACGGTGTCCCGCATTTGCTATGGATTACGTGCATTGTATTGAACTACCAGATGACATTACTCCAGAGAAACTGGCAGAATTTGGATCTAATTTTGAATATAG cAACTTCCACGAACGTAGAGTTATGAGATACATCATAGGTGATTTAACTATCAGATTATGTTCAGGCGTTTTTCATCGGATTGAAACAATAAAGCAAGCTGCTGCAAATTATGACTACAACCCTTATCTTGTTTCGAAACCAG ACCCATTGGTGGACGAACTTCCACCAGTTACGCTAGAAGAATATGAATCCTTGCGAGAAAATGTCTCAATGGTTGAAACGAAATTAGTAATAGTGAAGGCATCTCTTCAATTGCAATTGGCCGATCATTCGATTACCGGATTACCACGGCAAAGAAAACTTGTTGAAAGTAGA ACGACACCGTTGACGCCTGCTCTTACAGACGATCCTTTTATGAGCATTGAATGCGATGAAGTAACGCTAACTATGCTGCAGCCCTTGTATCCATTTAGGCTTGCTGCATGTGCATCAAAACAGACTGATGTCTCCACAGAGATGTTCAACCAGTGCCATAAAGTCATTACACTCCAG GTAAACGGAGCAAGGAGTCAACTTTATTTAACTAAAAGTTGCCATACATCGATAATAATGCCTTATTCGGTCGAATGTAAAGCGAAGAAATTATTATACCCTCAGTACTGGAGAAATATTGATCTGATACATGAAACATATTCGGTGCATATAGACAGTATTACGATCACCGGAACGAAAGCAAAGCTGATGGTTGCTGCATCTATATTGACTTCTATTTTCAATCCAACTGATACAACAAATCCTATTGTGTGTTCTTCTTTGTTCAACGATGCTTGTCAAGAATTAG ATCCAGTGTATTTGGAATTATTACTGGAAAATGTAAATTGCAAACAATTTTCATCGTTGGTTACAATCTCTAATGAGATAAGCATAAACTCCATGAAAATATTTGCTCTAAATGAGGCTCAACAAGCCTTCATATTCTCAGGCCCAGAAAGCAATGTTCATGG GGAAGTAGAAAATAAACTGCTATTAATGGCTGTGATACAATACCCAAAAGATGTAGACAAACAAACTCATCCACCACTTCTATCACTCCAAATGGCCGACATCAGAGCTTCACTGGACCCGTTGTTGTTTAAATGGCTGGAATATCGTGTAACATATTATAATTTAGGTACTTCGTGCACCACAAAGTCTGAAACGCAACAGCATTTCGAAGGTGCCTCCTCTGATACGGGCACCAAGAAGAAAACATTCCCAAGTTTGCACGAGAGTGTGCATAGTTCTTCGgataaagaaaaaagaaaatcaatCGTAACGACTGAGAAATCGAAGACTGTACAGAACGATGATACTAAAAGGAAACATGATTCCAAAGCTGATAGCGAAAGACAG AATTTGGGAATATTGGCCAGATTAGCAGAACTGTATCCATGGTGGTGTGGGCTTGTGTTAAGTGGGTGTGTTGGACATATTGTTATATACATACCGTCGAACACAATGAGTGGTATTGGTGCATATG GTATCGAAGAAGCAAAAGACAGAGCGCTAAGTGCCGACCATAATTTACAAATGTTAATAGTAAAGTTACCCACTCTTATCGTTCACTCGTCTAATATAAATATTGAGATGCTGACGCCGTATCTTCAAGAGTTACCGGTTAAATTACCAAAATCTATGTGGACAAATA AATTGGAAAGTTTCCCATGGACGTTGAGTCTCGTTGAATTTCATTGCTACATGCTACAACAACATACACAAaagaatttcattaaaaaagtgTCGTTGAATGCTACAGTTGCTCTCACAACTAAATTTACAACATCTTCAACTGGAGGAAGCGTATTGTCTTCTTTAGGCGTTTGTGTTCATATAGACAATTCTCCTATCATCATTTCAGTCTCTGAAGAACAG ATAGTTTTCATGAACAAAATCATTTCAAGTATCTTGTATGTACTGCAAGTATCAGATGGCACTGTCAAAAGCGTTGTTCCAAGTACTCTGATAAATACTGAAACACAAGTAGTCCTTCCTATCATTCCACAAACTCCTTCCACTCCAACACAATTGCTATACCCTGAAGATGCAATGACAAACTCAACTGTTTCTACATCAAAGGATGATATCACACAAG AATCCGATGAACTGACTTTAACGGCATGGATTCAATGGACTATAACAAAAATTGCATTTAAGCTGTATGTAATGGAAGCAGAAAGTACATCTTCATTGAAATTAGTCCTCGAATTAGAAGACATCATTACCTCCTTAGATCTGCAACCAGTTTACTTGAAATTAAAAAGCAAAATTACAACTGCTACTGTATTTCATTACACCAG GGCCCCAAATTCTCCAACTTGGGATATTGGTGAGTATGTAGGTGCAATACTCTGTGGCAGAGAAGACAGTTTAGAAAAAGGTGATGACTCTGGATTCTTGAGTTTCACTCTAACCAGAGCAAAGTCTGGGAACGTTCACACTCGATGGGGTACCAACAAACGTTATAGAGCTCAGAAG AAAGACATAGCGGAGCCTACGCTGTCTGCAAACATTTACATCTCAGAAGTAGTCGTAAAAATGCAAATGGTGGACATAATTCTGCCACTTACTATAGTGAGCAAATATATACAGCTATTGAAGCCATTCACCTGCTTCTATCAAACCATTGAGAAAGATAGTACCGAAACTTTTGTACAAAATGCAACAGCAGGTTTGAGTAGCATTATTAATCTTGACAACGAATTTTTGCCATTGATATACTTAGATTTCAAAGGGCTCAGGCTGATGCTACCAGCTTCTAACATAATTAAATTGAAGCCACAGCATGATTTGTTAATGCTGCAG TTGGATGGAATTCGCATAACTCCACATGCAGAGAATCCAATATGCAGAACACCTTTAAGAATGGATATATATCAGCTTGCAGCACAAGCAAATATTTTGAGTATACCAGGTTCTATTGTAGAGGATCGACAATACCAGATTAACATAAAAGGCATCTGTGCCCATACAACCACTTGGAAAAATTACCAAATGAGTATAAACAAG AAGCTGTCACAGTCATATCTTTACACGATGAACGAAAACCCTGCATTAGAATGGAACAAACTAGGACATGGAAGCAGTTTAGAGCAACAATTTTCAACACTACCCTTAGTGTCAAA GTTTGATCTGTGCTTGATTATTGCACCTCCGGTTTTGTTTAAACCAGACGTACTAGTGTGCGGAAGTGCTATTGAAGTTAATTGTATCACGGACATCGAAGTGACCATAAATTTAGATCAAATTCAGCTCATTTCCATTCTAAATAATGAATTAAACAATTTGCTATTTGAAAACTTTAAGCTGCACAGAACATCGACTGTGTCTAATAATATGTTTCAAAAAACTCCTACAACTGTGGGAGGTATTAAACAAATTACTTGGACAAAACAATCCTCTGAGGATGTGGACGTTGATTTTACTAAAGATAGTGGTATAGATTTCGAAACTTCCAGCGTAAATTCAACTATTGTT GGTAAACCACCACTTCCAGGGACTTCTGTACTATTACCATTCGAATTTTTGGTAAACTGTGGTAAAATAACGCTTGTGCTTTATGATATTCAAAAAGTCAGTTCGGAGTACCAGGTT gaaataaatgaaattgaaGAAGACGATGGCGAAAGTCAGAAGCGACCACTATTTTACATTATGATCAATCagccaaatatatatttttcacaGCAACACCCGTCGCAGAAGATACAA GTATCCTGTTTCGATATGACTATGGCGTTAGGAGAAAAAGAACATTATGAATTAAATTCGATTCCAACAGAGAAAGATTTCACGATGTTCATGATTGAAACGAAAAGTGGCGATTTGCATCCAGATACAGGCATTCCACCATCTTTTGTAACAATGAAGTGTGAAAAAACAATAGGAAAAAATCCACAATTCTCTGTAGATATGGGTAGACcaacaaaaatttatttctctTTGTCGAGATTGAGTCAGATACACGCTATGAGAAATAAG ATACTACCTTACTTTATAAATAAGTACGAAACAGCTTCAACAGATCACTTCGACGATACCAAAATAATATCATCATCAAAACAAAAGAAATTAAATTGGCCTGATTTAAACGTGAGCACTAAGCAGGTTGTATTATCCTTGAAAACAGATTCTGGCGCTGAAATAATGATCAGTTTAGCTTCGTTGTCTGGGAGCATTACATGTCTTCTTCGACCTGATAGAATATACTCCAACGCGTCTATAGATTCATTCATTGTATCAGCAATTCTTAACGAAAACATCAAAGTATTATTGAACCCGTGGTGTTGCAATATCACCGTATGTTTGCTCTGGGAGTCATGGCAAAACGCTGATTCTATTCCCCAAATACAAGTACAAGCGGATAGCGACAGTCTTTATTTAGATTTCGGACCAGAACAAATAAAAATCATGAAGAATGTTATGGAAGATTGCCAGCTGCTGCTAAACGAACTAACAAAGACTCCTGCGGAGACTACAAATAACGAAAAACAAATTGTACTGTCCACTGAACAGCATTATAAGGATGATCTCAAGGCAGGTGCATTCCAGTTTGTTAATGGTAATGCCGACGAACTACCATTCCCATACCAA GTTGTATTTTTCGCATATCCTCAACAATCAATGGCATGGAGATACCCACAGCCAAGAACGCTGACTAGGATCCACGTGTCACCAGTCCCATTTGAA ACTTTAGATTCTGAGAGTGGTTACATCGACAAAGTACCCTGTGTTCTTGAATACTGGAGTGATTGTCACACGTCCTATCAACGTTATATTGACTTCTATCTATCAGAGACAGATTCTTATCGTTTAGAACTCCCAGAGAAAGCTCCAGCCAGAGCAGTAGCCTGCATATGGCGAGTAGTATTACTTTCAAGCAACAACAAACCACTTTCGAAAACAATAATCTCTGCTCGTGTTCTTGCTGCTTGTTTACGAATCGATTCTTACTTTAATTCCTCCATTATACCCAACATACAAGCGGCTTTGAATATTGGTGCTGTACATGTATCAATGTACAATCATGTGAATTCAAATGCATACAGCAATTTGCAGGCACCGTTGAAAAATTATACCTTGAAAGGTACTATCCCTGAGACTCAATGTTTCATGACTGTGGAGCACAAAGAAGCCATTTTAGTATTCAACAGATGGGTAGATGGTTCAACGTTGATTGACGTCAGTGGTATAGTTAGCGTTCATATTTTAGACTACGCTCATTTAACTATGCAAGAGATGTTGGACCCTTTAGAAGCGAGATTTCAGCTGTCGTTATCAGATAAAACGGATATTTCATTAACATGCAGTCCATTCTCGCTGAAGCTGGGACCAACGATAGCGCACACTCTTGCAGTCTCGGCGCATTTATGGTTCGCATTCCTAGAAGAAGAAAACAGAAACATGATTCTATTCACTCGTTACGTGGTAGCCAACGACACCAGCGTTCCCATTCTCTTCGGTCAAAGCGGAACTGGGGACAACACTCTGCTAGAAAGTCGGCAGTGCACTTTCTACTCGTGGAAGCACTTTGGCAACAAGATGATAAGAATAGGGATAGAAGAGAACATCTGGTTGTGGAGCAAACCGTTCTCTGTAGCCACTGATGGTGTCCAAGCGATTGAATTCAATAATTCTCTAACCAAAGCAGCAACTTTCGTTAGCGTCACGTCTCTCTCCGCTACTCAGAAACTGGTGACCTTCTCTGGTCAACTGATAATTTCCAATCAGTTGATCGACAACTTTGAGATGAAATTAGTCAAGTACGAAGCCGATATTGGCTCGAAAGTAACTGTACTGAAAGATGTGCACCCTATTGCTGGTAAAAGTTCTCCACCATCGGTCATTCTCGATGGAAATAAGAAAATGGCCATACGGTTGCGCTTTACCAATATGCCTAATCTGTCCTGGACAGGTGACATTCCTCTTCAACCAAATGCTAAATGGGGACAGCCTTGGTTAGTCAAAGTACCATTGCAGGAACGCGGGCAGTTCTTAAGTATTTGGGTACGAGTGGTCACTCAGGTGATTCAGGATAGAACAAAGATTCTAGCAGTGCTCAGTCCACTGTACATGATCAGATCCCATTTACCTATACCAGCTAGGGTGCAGATGGATACACCTTCATTGAAAATTTCGTTAAGCACCATGGTAAATGGTCGCGGTGAGAGACAACAATTATACTGTCCTGGGACTTTTGAGCATTTCCATCAGTTAACATTCCAATTGGAATCTGGAGTATCCACCTCCAATCCTTACGTTCCATTGTCATATAGCTCCGTGGATCAACGGAAATTTTTCAGAAGGCCAGAAACTGAAGATATCGATGCTATCCTAAAAAGTCTAGACAGTCGAAAAGAAGAAGAATGGCCCTTCCAAGGAGACATGGTGGAAGAATGGGTGTCCACTGAACAGCCTCAAACACACGTCCAAGTAAAATACCAGGACGCAGGACTAGTTTCCAGTACTTTATTGCTAGAGCTGCAACCATGGTGTTTTATATTGAACTCCATGGGGTGTCACCTGTCTCTCGTGGCAGAGGACACCGAACTGTGTCAAATACCTCACTATGGTATTGTAACTCCTCCTAAACTGGAGGGTACGTTCCACTTGTGTGTTGGGGTTGGTGATACATTTTATACCTCCCAAGCTCTCCAGCTGGCTCGGCCAGATTGGAGTCAGAGTTTCTATATGCCAAGGATCGGGGGTTTAATTCCAGTCGATGGAAACATCAAAACATGCGTGGACTGTTGTTCGAGCGTGTCCATCATGAGCATCAACTCAAGCATGCACGAAGATATGCGGCTCATTCGCATAACAAGCAGCCATGTCATCAGTAACTTAACGTCTCAAGAGTTATGCATCGCTACCTTGGCAGTGCATGAGGAAGAAACTGCACTGGAGTTGCCTAATGATCTCACTTTATATAGTCTTAATATTTCGCCTGCTGAGGATCAGAAACAAGGCATACCCATTACACAATGGCACACGTTGTACATGGAGGACATTATGCAACCTCTTGTGCTTTATATATCCTTGAGTTTGGGGCACAAATGGTCTTGTCCTGTAAGAGTCGACCAAGGCATGAGTCGCAAGTGCGTTGCCATTCCGAATGGCTCGACCACTATGCCAGTAGTCATTATGACTCAAGAAGATAAAGGCACAACATACATAATGATTCACGTGGACCACCATCCTCAGCTGTTGATAGAAAATACTTGTGCTTTTAAAATTCTACTAGGCCAGGCAAATGAAACCGGAGATGCTGTAATGCCGGACACTGGTCATTTTACATGGATTTGCGAGGTGGAGAGCGGTGCATCATGTCACTATTCTATTCCAACAGTCAGTAATAGATTACCCGATGCACCTGTCTCAACTGTATCCAATGTACTCTTGTTCTCTGCCGTGACTAATTACGGCGATCAAACGGTGCACAATAAAGAATTGCGGTGGTCAAGAGGCATAAATCTATCTGCGATATCAAATGCACTGGTAGACCAGTATGTGAGATTGCCATTTTATGGGGACGTGAAGCTAATCATGCAAAACCATTGCTACACTACATATGTTAGTGTTGTACCGATTTCTCAAGAAGAGGTGTCCGCAAGAGACATTAGAAGTCGACTTCTGCGCAAGGAAGTTGATATGAAAGAAGTAGAAATGCAGCATGTTAGGTACACCGATCAGACAGAAGATGATAAACTGATAAATGTGCAAAGCTCTGATAGCTCCACGTCGGTGACAACGTTCTTTTCTGCTCAGGACGAAACTCTGAACACAGAAGTTCCACCACAAATAAATTTACAACAGTCGATTGCAGATATGGATAATATAAAAACCAATGACGATGCAAAAGTCATTGAAGAGAGTGCATCTAAAGAAGGCTCGGCATCTATATGTCTTCGTGGAGTTACTATAATCATCATGCACGATATGAATGAAAATGCACAACGAATCGAGGTCGCCAGTTTGTCCATGACCGATATTGTGGTCACTGTCGCTTCGAAATCCAGAATGGTCAATTTAAGTGCTTTCATTGGGGACTTGCAATTAGATAATCAAATGTTTGATCAAGGAGGTTTCGATTTTCCTGTGGTATTAATTAGTCAGAGCCCTCTTGTTACAAAAGGGGTGAGGTATTATACGCATAATTGCTTGATGAATAAGATAGAACAAGTCAGGGAGAATTCTCTGATAACTGTTGATTATGTCATGGAGAGACAAGGACACATTAGAG CATTAAAGGAACTTTATTTGAAGATCGCGCCTATTAGCGCCTACATTGAAGACACGTACATAacgcaattattaaattatgcatCTTCAATGGTTCCCCCCAGATTTTTTGTACCAGATAATACAAAAAAGATGAGACCATTGATTTCAACCACTGCAGTCTGCATGCCTGATTACATAATTGTCGATGCAAAAATATTGAGTGATCCTTTGAAGCTACAGAATTTAAAAATAGAGCCTCTTTCGATATTACTTAGTGTCCATACTTCCGTACGATTATATGTAGCTTTGGATCATTCTCCCTTGTATTTTGGTACCTTTgagaagaaaaatattttaactACTCCATACAGACTAGGCAATGCGCTTACAATGCATTACTTGTCTGGAGCTATATTTGGAGCAG GATGGATGGTTGGATCCTTAGAAATACTTGGCTCTCCCGGAAGCTTAGCACAAGCTCTTGGATCAGGACTTAGAGACTTCATATCTCTTCCGTTCCAAGGCTTACTACAAGGACCATGGGGTTTTATTGTGGGAATAACGCATGGTTCAGCTAGCTTGATGAGACATGTAACCGCAg GTACTCTGAATTCTGTGACGAAATTAGCATCTAGCGTAGCTCGAAACTTGGACCGTTTAACTCTGGATGAAGAGCATTTACAAAGACAAGAAGAGTCTAGGAGGATGAAACCTCAAGGCATGGCACAAGGGCTTTACCAAGGCCTTACTGGATTAGGCATGAGTGTTCTAGCCGCGGTTGCTGGTATTGCTCATCATCCTTTGCAACAAGTTTTGTCGGGTGAAATAACGACTAAAAGTCTTGTGACTGGTGTTGGTCTGGGACTTGTTGGAGTGGTTACAAAACCACTAAGTGGGGCTGCAGAGTTAGTTGCTCTGACAGGACAGGGGCTACTTCAGGGTGCAGGCTGGAACTCTTTACCCTCT CCTCGACAACGACCAGTAGTCCAATATACAACGGGAAATAACAATACATCCATAAGGTATGCTTGGTGGTTGCTACCTCTACTGGAGCAGAACCATGGTAACATTCTACATGTTACCAATGGAGACTATGTGATCCAACAAGGCAGCAATCGTGCTGTCACTTTGGTTTTAACAAGGCATGCGTTATTATTAGTTAACGCAGCCGAAGATATCGTAGAAAGAATACTTTTATTGAAAGAGTTGACCAGCGCAGATCACCATCTTGATTCCACTATAAGTTTGTACTGTGTTCCCGAAACGACACAAAATAATAGACCTGTGTCACCTACTCCATATGAA ATGGATCAAGAAATGCGAGCACGTGTAGCAGAATATGTGAGAACTAGCAGCACTGGTTTAGCCAGTGTTTCAACAAACAGCGACGGTCAGTCTGACATTTTTGAGAATGTTACACCTCATTCTGACCGATCTTTGACCTTCTACGTTTCTCCCGATTCGcgtaattatttattatcattgttCAACATTGCCAAACGGCAAAGTCAGGGTAGCGGATTCAGAGTATTATAA